One window of Scheffersomyces stipitis CBS 6054 chromosome 1, whole genome shotgun sequence genomic DNA carries:
- the YME1 gene encoding mitochondrial protein of the CDC48/PAS1/SEC18 family of ATPases, producing the protein MNTLSRMAPVLSSARTSLAPRVMTNFRNLNSLKNLKNFSTRSSLSSWKSSPSLTSLKSSRFPRKSLNSVRNVSSTTVSLLQSQEQMANSDLNNTTAQAEFYRSLLAHNYPHIVIQRYETPGIAASPECTAIYIEALNKIGKKGKAEQVARSLATQNVASAGNVATGLPHGFGSRYEPVHVIVSESLLTILSKWMKWLIPVALMTYGATNAFNYLVENGTIFKNSEVSDKSVDVSQSTVRFSDVQGCDEARAELEEIVDFLKDPSKFTGLGGKLPKGVLLTGPPGTGKTLLARATAGEAGVPFFFMSGSEFDELYVGVGAKRIRELFSQAREKSPAIIFIDELDAIGGKRNPKDQAYAKQTLNQLLVELDGFSQTSGIIIIGATNFPESLDKALTRPGRFDKEVIVDLPDVRGRIDILKHHMQNVETAEDVDPSIIARGTPGLSGAELMNLVNQAAVHASQLSAPAVDMNHFEWAKDKILMGAAKKKMVITEESRINTAYHEAGHAIMAMYSKGATPLYKATILPRGRALGITFQLPEMDKVDMSKKECFARLDVCMGGKIAEEMINGKENVTSGCSSDLANATSVARAMVTSYGMSDVIGPVKLSDNWESWSSQIRNLADNEVRDFLVTSENRTRKLLSDKRVELKRLAEGLLEYETLTREEMEKIVKGEIINKEKSISNTVIKSPKSSETRDVINDPIPVEA; encoded by the coding sequence ATGAATACTCTCCTGAGAATGGCACCGGTGCTCTCGTCAGCCAGGACATCTCTTGCCCCCAGAGTCATGACTAACTTCAGAAACTTGAACAGcttgaaaaacttgaaaaacttctccacaagatcttctttaTCCTCATGGAAGTCTTCGCCATCATTGACGTCTCTCAAGTCATCAAGATTTCCTAGAAAATCGCTCAACTCCGTTAGAAATGTTTCTTCTACGACTGTTTCACTTCTTCAGTCTCAGGAACAGATGGCCAACTCTGACTTGAACAATACTACGGCACAAGCTGAGTTCTACCGTCTGCTCCTTGCGCATAACTATCCACACATTGTCATCCAGAGATACGAGACTCCTGGAATCGCGGCTTCTCCGGAGTGTACTGCTATCTACATTGAAGCCTTAAACAAGATTGGAAAGAAAGGTAAAGCAGAACAAGTAGCTCGTAGTTTGGCTACCCAGAATGTTGCATCTGCGGGAAATGTTGCTACAGGCTTGCCCCATGGCTTTGGCTCCCGCTACGAGCCTGTCCACGTCATTGTCTCTGAATCTCTCCTCACCATCCTCTCCAAATGGATGAAATGGTTGATTCCCGTCGCACTCATGACTTACGGCGCTACCAATGCGTTCAACTACTTGGTAGAGAACGGTaccatcttcaagaactcagAAGTGAGCGACAAATCAGTAGACGTCTCGCAGTCTACGGTCCGCTTCTCGGATGTCCAGGGCTGTGATGAGGCTCGTGCCGAGTTGGAGGAAATCGtagacttcttgaaggatCCCTCAAAGTTTACTGGATTGGGTGGAAAATTGCCAAAGGGTGTCCTTTTGACAGGCCCTCCAGGTACTGGTAAGACTCTTTTGGCTCGTGCAACTGCAGGAGAAGCTGGAGTTCCGTTTTTCTTCATGTCGGGCTCAGAGTTTGACGAGTTGTATGTAGGTGTAGGAGCAAAGAGAATCAGAGAATTGTTCTCTCAGGCTCGAGAAAAGTCGCCAGCCATCATCTTCATAGATGAGTTGGACGCCATCGGCGGAAAGCGTAATCCTAAGGACCAGGCCTATGCCAAGCAGACCTTGAACCAGTTGTTGGTGGAGTTGGACGGTTTCTCACAAACTCTGGGAATCATTATCATCGGCGCTACCAATTTTCCTGAATCTTTGGACAAAGCTTTGACAAGACCAGGTCGTTTTGACAAGGAAGTCATTGTAGATTTGCCCGATGTGAGAGGTCGTATCGATATTTTGAAGCACCACATGCAAAACGTAGAAACTGCTGAAGACGTAGATCCTTCTATTATTGCTCGTGGTACTCCAGGATTGAGTGGTGCTgagttgatgaacttgGTCAACCAGGCCGCTGTTCACGCATCGCAATTGTCGGCTCCTGCAGTTGATATGAACCATTTCGAATGGGCCAaagacaagatcttgatgGGTGCAGCCAAGAAAAAGATGGTTATCACCGAAGAATCGAGAATCAACACAGCCTACCATGAAGCTGGACATGCCATTATGGCCATGTATTCAAAGGGTGCAACTCCGTTATACAAAGCTACAATCTTGCCTCGTGGTCGTGCCTTGGGTATCACCTTCCAATTGCCAGAAATGGATAAGGTCGACATGAGCAAGAAGGAGTGTTTTGCCCGCTTGGATGTTTGTATGGGAGGAAaaattgctgaagaaatgatCAATGGTAAAGAAAATGTTACCAGTGGTTGTTCCAGCGATTTGGCAAATGCAACGTCCGTCGCACGAGCTATGGTTACTTCCTATGGTATGAGTGACGTCATAGGTCCCGTAAAGTTGAGCGACAACTGGGAACTGTGGTCGTCTCAAATTCGTAATTTGGCTGATAACGAAGTCCGCGACTTCTTGGTGACGTCTGAaaacagaaccagaaagttgttgagCGACAAACGTGTagagttgaagagattggcTGAAGGGTTGCTTGAGTACGAGACTTTGActagagaagaaatggaaaaaatCGTCAAGGGCGAGatcatcaacaaggaaaagagTATAAGCAATACCGTGATAAAATCGCCGAAAAGCTCAGAAACCAGAGATGTCATCAACGACCCTATACCCGTCGAAGCGTAA
- the SPO73 gene encoding Sporulation-specific protein 73, producing the protein MDDFEYVELIQRLSIQLETQHFKDSSLNSTLAILSSFNDDIIATDIQFDFVLENQRGMKLFGIPLYSKNSLLPLIDPSTYQSIKGKRLLISADHLNNFPLPDFSWTWSWDSWYVLMCNDVDDQGWVYSNLFFNNYFTDRTWKGKYYLGNFVRRRIWVRMRKKSEISGSDNRKGE; encoded by the coding sequence ATGGACGACTTCGAATATGTAGAACTCATCCAGCGCTTGAGCATCCAGCTAGAGACTCAACATTTCAAAGACTCGTCGCTCAACTCTACGTTAGCCATCCTTTCGCTGTTCAATGACGACATCATAGCCACAGACATCCAGTTCGACTTCGTGCTAGAGAACCAGCGTGGAATGAAATTGTTTGGCATACCTCTCTACTCCAAGAACTCGCTTCTTCCTCTCATAGATCCATCCACCTACCAATCGATCAAGGGAAAACGGCTTCTCATCTCAGCGGACCATTTGAACAACTTTCCGCTTCCCGATTTCAGCTGGACCTGGAGCTGGGACTCGTGGTATGTTCTAATGTGCAACGACGTAGACGACCAGGGCTGGGTGTATTCaaatttgttcttcaacaactaCTTCACGGACAGAACCTGGAAAGGAAAATACTATCTAGGCAACTTTGTCCGTAGACGGATCTGGGTCAGaatgagaaagaagagcGAGATTAGTGGATCAGATAACAGAAAAGGAGAATGA
- the CRD2 gene encoding cardiolipin synthase (CDP-alcohol phosphatidyltransferase/Phosphatidylglycerol-phosphate synthase) gives SLWTIPNILTYTRIITTPFIGYFIVQGETSLALSLFVYSSITDFVDGYIARRFNMKSVVGSIIDPLADKFLMTVCTLSLAYVSSIPALVASVIIGRDVMLSFMSFYYRYKSLEPPRTLDKFISIRSNPTITVHPNLLGKINTGLQMVYIGGLVFKPAIESFLGIDLETAALGMGTLVSATTLLSGITYVLNRNSFKYIK, from the coding sequence TCACTCTGGACGATACCCAACATTCTCACATATACAAGAATCATAACTACACCTTTCATTGGGTACTTCATTGTCCAGGGAGAGACTTCTTTGGCATTACTGCTCTTTGTCTACTCATCCATCACTGATTTTGTGGATGGTTATATAGCCAGACGTTTCAATATGAAGTCAGTTGTAGGTTCTATCATAGATCCATTAGCAGATAAGTTCCTTATGACAGTGTGTACTTTGTCATTAGCATACGTCAGTTCTATTCCTGCTCTCGTGGCCAGCGTTATCATAGGCAGAGACGTCATGTTGAGTTTCATGTCTTTCTACTATCGCTATAAGAGTCTAGAACCTCCAAGAACTCTAGACAAATTTATCAGCATTAGACTGAATCCTACAATCACAGTTCATCCTAACTTATTAGGAAAGATCAACACCGGTCTCCAGATGGTCTATATAGGAGGGTTGGTATTCAAGCCTGCCATTGAATCATTCTTGGGTATAGATTTAGAAACGGCAGCTTTGGGGATGGGAACTCTCGTCAGTGCCACCACCTTGTTGAGTGGTATCACTTATGTGTTGAACAGAAACTCGTTCAAATACATCAAATAA
- the CCT8 gene encoding component of chaperonin-containing T-complex encodes MSLKLPQAPNSGLFKSGYSSISNEDGAIIRNIEAVREISTILLTSMGPSGRNKIIVNKLGKIFITNDAATMLKELEVVHPVVKILIMASQQQEFEMGDNTNFVIILAGELLNIAEKLLTLGLNVTEIAQGYTLANKYVAETLNDLVVDKVDSVLEASQLTKVIKPVIAAKQYGYEDLISKLVVEAVQSIINPKNPSSFNVDSVRVVKIMGASLNQSSVVKGMVFPREPEGTIKNINTKSRVVVFTCPIDISTTETKGTVLLHNAQEMLDFSKGEEQQLDDMCKEIYDSGVKVVVAGSNVGELALHYFNKYGILVLKVPSKFDLRRICQVCGATPLPRLGAPMPDEMGDIDIIETKEIGGDRVTIFRQEESISRTATIIIRGATQNNLDDVERAIDDGVNAIKGLLKDNRLLPGAGAVEIELIKRVTKYGENTPGLMQLAIKNFAKAFEVIPRVLSETSGLDSSEMLSKLYAAHSTDDNINLGIDIDNDDLLDVTQAGIYDLYSSKKSAINLAVDATNTILSIDQIIMAKRAGGPQMPKQPRPGNWDQDD; translated from the coding sequence ATGTCTCTTAAACTTCCACAAGCTCCCAATTCCGGGTTGTTCAAGAGTGGCTACCTGTCGATCTCCAACGAAGATGGAGCCATCATCAGAAACATTGAGGCTGTTCGTGAAATTTCCACCATTCTCTTGACTTCGATGGGTCCCAGTGGCAGAAACAAGATCATTGTTAATAAGCTCGGCAAGATTTTCATCACTAACGATGCTGCAACCATGCTCAAGGAGTTAGAGGTCGTCCATCCTGTtgtcaagatcttgatcaTGGCTTCTCAGCAACAGGAATTTGAGATGGGTGACAATACCAACTTTGTGATAATTTTGGCTGGTGAACTTTTGAACATcgctgaaaagttgttgactTTAGGATTGAATGTCACCGAAATCGCCCAGGGCTACACTTTGGCCAACAAATATGTCGCTGAGACCTTGAACGACTTGGTAGTTGACAAGGTGGATTCGGTTCTTGAAGCTTCTCAATTGACCAAAGTCATCAAGCCTGTCATCGCTGCTAAGCAATACGGTTACGaagatttgatttcaaaaCTTGTAGTTGAAGCCGTTCAGAGTATCATAAATCCTAAGAACCCTCTGTCCTTCAATGTGGACAGTGTAAGAGTCGTCAAGATCATGGGTGCTTCGTTGAACCAGTCTTCCGTAGTTAAGGGTATGGTTTTCCCTAGAGAGCCAGAAGGAACcatcaagaacatcaacacCAAGTCTAGAGTAGTTGTTTTCACGTGTCCAATCGATATTTCTACCACAGAAACCAAGGGTACAGTGCTATTACATAATGCTCAAGAAATGTTGGATTTCTCTAAGGGCGAAGAACAACAGTTGGATGACATGTGTAAGGAAATATATGATTCTGGGGTCAAAGTGGTTGTTGCTGGTTCCAATGTGGGCGAACTCGCATTGCactacttcaacaaatacgGTATTCTTGTCTTGAAGGTGCCTTCCAAGTTTGACTTGAGAAGAATCTGCCAGGTCTGTGGTGCTACTCCATTGCCCAGATTAGGAGCACCAATGCCAGATGAAATGGGTGACATCGATATTATAGAGACAAAGGAGATTGGTGGAGACAGAGTCACCATCTTtagacaagaagaatcgATTTCCAGAACTGCCACTATCATCATCCGTGGTGCCACCCAAAACAACTTGGACGATGTAGAAAGAGCCATCGATGACGGAGTAAATGCGATCAAGGGGTTGTTGAAGGACAACAGGTTGTTGCCCGGCGCTGGTGCCGTAGAAATCGAGTTGATAAAGCGTGTAACAAAGTACGGAGAAAACACACCGGGCTTGATGCAATTAGctatcaagaactttgcaAAGGCTTTTGAAGTTATCCCTAGAGTTTTGTCTGAAACTTCTGGATTAGATTCTTCGGAAATGTTGAGTAAGCTTTACGCGGCTCACTCTACTGATGACAACATCAACCTCGGTATCGACATCGACAATGACGATTTACTTGATGTCACCCAAGCTGGTATCTACGACTTGTACTCCAGTAAGAAGTCTGCCATTAACTTGGCTGTAGATGCCACCAACACCATATTGTCTATAGATCAAATCATCATGGCCAAGAGAGCTGGAGGCCCTCAGATGCCAAAGCAGCCTAGACCTGGTAACTGGGATCAAGATGATTAA
- the TRP1 gene encoding phosphoribosylanthranilate isomerase (N-(5'-phosphoribosyl)anthranilate isomerase (PRAI)) — MPKIVKICGTRTVEAAAKAIESGTDLLGVILVPNRARTIQEPVAVEISALIKKTRKERNRQFQKVAEIHKYLSTKTFVDVNEYLLHLSNIIIENGPFLVGVFRNQAAEEVYETALRLDLDFIQLHGSENKLEYAELNKDSKFGVIPRYVVPKDIDVIKSQLSTFKNRAYVTIPLLDSEAGGEGKVIDWEVVNDLDFGKFILAGGLTPENLSSTSRIQNLLGFDVSGGVEDSNGDKDLQKVEDFIKIGKTL, encoded by the coding sequence ATGCCCAAAATTGTAAAGATATGTGGAACCAGAACagttgaagctgctgctaAAGCTATAGAGTCAGGAACGGATTTACTCGGGGTAATTCTTGTACCCAATCGGGCACGTACTATTCAAGAACCAGTGGCAGTAGAGATATCAGCATTAATCAAAAAGACCAGAAAGGAAAGGAATAGACAATTCCAAAAGGTGGCTGAGATCCATAAATATCTTTCTACAAAGACTTTTGTTGATGTAAATGAATATTTGTTGCATTTATCGAACATCATCATTGAAAATGGACCCTTTCTTGTCGGTGTATTCAGGAATCAGGCGGCAGAAGAAGTGTATGAGACGGCTCTCAGGTTAGACTTGGATTTTATTCAACTTCATGGAAGTGAAAACAAGTTGGAGTATgctgaattgaataaagaTTCCAAGTTTGGTGTTATACCGAGATACGTAGTTCCCAAGGATATAGATGTGATCAAACTGCAGCTTTCTACTTTCAAGAATAGAGCGTACGTTACAATTCCCCTACTTGACTCAGAAGCAGGAGGGGAAGGTAAAGTTATTGATTGGGAAGTAGTTAACGATTTGGATTTTGGAAAGTTCATACTTGCTGGAGGTTTGACTCCCGAAAACTTGAGTTCTACTTCTAGAATTCAGAACTTATTAGGATTCGATGTCAGCGGAGGTGTAGAGGATCTGAATGGAGATAAGGATTTGCAAAAAGTTGAGGATTTCATTAAGATTGGAAAGACTTTATAG
- the VPS53 gene encoding protein required for protein sorting at the late Golgi (Late Golgi protein sorting complex, subunit Vps53) gives MVTYEYDPVPDLRRIFISPNTLDELPQLLDYTNSYKQKLDEEIQQDISEYNSSRPNGLNDDICNLVDLIKGIKSDSDATRSSIVAMTGSIQNLDQYKKNLVLSMTILKRLQMLINANNTLIQVMSSHNYQEILSLFSVIKELLGFFKPYKSIDEINQLNLMVVSTQNKLIDDIFIDFEDFSTQRLQDREDQLIYGCKILELIDLKYKDKLLNWFFNLQLKDIRSIFNNLDEAGSLDNLNRRYIYFNNTLKSVQERYLEIFPKDWKVDLELSKIFCSMTKQDLINLLTSSNVKSNTLLDNLTATLDLEKLLNDTFKTSEFTSIISSVFEPYLLIWINEQDKLLSSKFAEFMSISQLPSELNEKDDFLTVLKVNNVPNIANSSTELFKNFQKILTSILKLSNGEILIELSKLFIKYLYDFHNKILAPMVPKNDDELGGGIEPLKYLTMLLNTGDYVINNIDDLADKFKTLIKDQYEQRLPSYENVKDIYFKLINKSISNLLIKISNDLKFSWRQFLNINWSNLDTINDVSSYMLELKKQIITNLQVILPLIIRESYIRNFNDKLVELLITTLSNNLKFVKPLNMISLEQILLDITNLKDVCLTFPLYSDPNYSESKNTTSSSPSYQKFVSNQFHSFESLLKVLMVPELPIENIIESYFELIGDKSIRNFMKILNLKNIDKSAQSKYIENFKLQLTLDDGTLTNQNQLLSNLEDEEESGSVSISQVSTPTPDFKSPKLLPTKINNFEKNLREFAITGESHVNKLNENFKNFGKFFRKDND, from the coding sequence ATGGTCACATACGAGTACGACCCGGTGCCCGATCTCCGGCGGATTTTCATATCGCCGAATACACTTGACGAGTTGCCGCAATTGCTAGACTACACGAATTCATACAAACAgaaacttgatgaagaaatccaaCAGGATATCTCTGAATACAACAGTAGTCGTCCCAACGGTCTCAATGACGACATTTGCAATCTCGTAGATCTCATTAAAGGAATCAAGCTGGACTCAGATGCTACTCGTCTGTCAATTGTAGCTATGACCGGATCGATCCAGAACTTGGATCagtacaagaagaacttggtaTTGTCGATGACGATTCTCAAACGACTTCAAATGCTTATAAATGCCAACAATACGCTCATACAGGTGATGTCTTCACACAATTACCAGGAGATTCTACTGCTTTTTAGCGTTATTAAGGAATTATTGGGCTTTTTCAAACCATACAAATCGATAGATGAAATCAATCAGTTGAACCTAATGGTTGTCAGTACCCAAAATAAGCTCATAGATGATATCTTCATAGATTTTGAGGATTTTTCGACACAGAGACTACAAGACCGCGAGGATCAGTTGATCTACGGCTGTAAGATCTTAGAGTTGATTGACTTGAAGTACAAGGACAAGCTCTTGAACTGGTTTTTCAACTTGCAACTCAAAGATATAAGGtccatcttcaacaacttggatGAGGCAGGCTCcttggacaacttgaaccGCAGATATatctacttcaacaacactTTGAAGAGCGTCCAGGAAAGGtatcttgaaatcttcCCCAAGGACTGGAAGGTCGACTTGGAATTGAGTAAAATCTTTTGCTCCATGACCAAGCAGGATCTCATAAATTTGCTCACATCGTCAAATGTCAAATCTAATACCctcttggacaacttgacAGCAACATTAGATTTAGAAAAACTCTTGAACGATACCTTCAAAACGAGCGAGTTCACACTGATCATATCCCTGGTGTTTGAACCTTATTTGTTGATATGGATAAATGAACAGGACAAACTTCTCAGCTCCAAATTCGCAGAATTTATGTCGATTTCACAATTGCCATCAGAATTAAACGAGAAGGACGACTTCTTAACGGTATTGAAGGTTAATAATGTTCCTAACATCGCAAACTCTTCAActgaattgttcaagaatttccAAAAGATTCTTACCCTGATTTTGAAACTCAGCAATGGTGAGATTTTGATAGAGTTGAGTAAATTATTCATCAAGTACTTGTATGATTTCCACAATAAGATATTGGCACCGATGGTTCCAAAAAACGATGACGAATTGGGAGGTGGTATAGAGCCTTTGAAGTACTTGACTATGTTACTCAATACTGGGGATTATGTTATAAATAATATTGACGATCTAGCtgacaaattcaaaacTTTAATCAAGGATCAATACGAGCAGAGGTTGCCTTCCTACGAAAACGTCAAAGACATATACTTtaagttgatcaacaagtccaTTTCCAATCTCTTGATCAAGATCTCCAATGATCTCAAGTTCAGCTGGAGacaattcttgaatataAACTGGTCCAATTTAGACACGATTAATGATGTTTCCAGCTAtatgttggaattgaagaagcagattATCACCAATTTACAGGTGATTCTCCCTTTGATTATAAGAGAAAGTTATATAAGAAATTTCAACGATaaacttgttgaattgCTTATAACTACACTCAGCAACAACCTCAAGTTTGTAAAGCCTTTGAATATGATTAGTTTGGAGCAGATCCTTCTTGACATTACCAATCTCAAAGACGTTTGTTTGACATTCCCATTGTATTCCGATCCTAATTATTCCGAATCTAAGAATACAACTAGTAGCTCACCATCATACCAGAAGTTTGTCAGCAACCAGTTCCACAGCTTTGAAAGCTTGTTGAAGGTCTTGATGGTTCCTGAACTTCCAATAGAGAATATAATAGAGAGTTACTTTGAATTGATAGGAGACAAGTCTATTCGCAACTTCATGAAgattctcaacttgaagaatatcgACAAGTCGGCTCAATCAAAgtatattgaaaatttcaaactACAGCTCACTCTAGATGATGGTACCTTGACAAACCAAAACCAGTTACTATCTAATttagaagacgaagaagagtcGGGATCGGTTAGTATTTCTCAGGTCAGCACACCTACCCCAGACTTTAAGTCACCAAAATTGCTTCCTACgaaaatcaacaactttgagAAAAATCTCCGAGAATTTGCTATCACTGGAGAAAGCCATGTCAATAAGTTAAAcgagaacttcaagaactttggTAAGTTCTTCAGAAAGGATAACGACTAG